Proteins from a single region of Fibrobacter sp. UWT2:
- the murI gene encoding glutamate racemase: MIGVFDSGFGGLTILKNLQKALPQYDYLYLGDNARAPYGSRSFETIFRYTLQAVRELFSRGCPLVILACNTASAKALRSIQQDVLPYEFPDKRVLGIVRPTAEEIGKFSKSGHIGIFGTAGTVSSGSYLIEINHFFPDLKVTQHACPMWVPLVEYGERESEGAKFFVKKDVDALLKEDPEIDTLLLACTHYPLLEGAIRAALPEKVKLVFQGDIVSEKTVDYLKRHPEMECRLTKNGKTRFLTTDTAKFFEKGASLFGMTGFSAESITF, translated from the coding sequence GCAGTACGACTACCTTTACCTGGGTGATAACGCTCGTGCTCCTTATGGCTCCCGCAGCTTCGAGACGATTTTTCGCTATACGTTGCAGGCCGTGCGTGAACTGTTCAGCCGCGGCTGCCCCCTGGTGATTCTGGCGTGTAATACGGCATCTGCCAAGGCGCTCCGTAGCATCCAGCAGGACGTGCTCCCGTATGAATTCCCCGATAAGCGCGTGCTTGGCATTGTGCGACCCACCGCCGAAGAAATCGGCAAGTTCAGCAAGTCCGGCCATATCGGCATTTTCGGTACGGCAGGTACGGTGTCTTCGGGGAGTTACCTGATTGAAATCAACCATTTCTTCCCGGACCTTAAGGTGACGCAGCATGCCTGCCCCATGTGGGTGCCTCTGGTCGAATACGGCGAACGTGAATCCGAAGGGGCGAAGTTCTTTGTAAAGAAGGACGTGGATGCCCTTTTGAAGGAAGATCCGGAAATCGATACGCTTCTGCTGGCCTGTACCCATTATCCGCTTCTGGAAGGGGCTATACGTGCCGCCCTCCCCGAAAAGGTGAAGCTGGTGTTCCAGGGCGACATCGTTTCCGAAAAGACGGTGGACTACCTGAAACGTCATCCGGAAATGGAATGCCGTCTTACAAAAAATGGAAAAACCCGGTTTTTGACGACCGATACCGCGAAATTCTTCGAAAAAGGGGCCTCTCTCTTTGGAATGACCGGTTTTTCGGCGGAATCAATTACCTTTTAG